From one uncultured Methanoregula sp. genomic stretch:
- a CDS encoding CorA family divalent cation transporter, which translates to MKMQNTQPQTTVAGPVPLSFCIILSQDNRIERLIDRPLEEYLTEVRKASIAWIDCSIPDDDREIERIAQAAGFSKIPIPKLTTGFYSAYEDYDTELGIMLPSVTVKIEKMTVHPLFILIRDNLVLTVHSEEINRLLRFSRYAQQFFKRISPENTGDKITLILERIIDENNDRNFEYLREIEMHGDAISKSLIEESVAKKKIAHEIYRMKHVLIDYLNVLWATKDVVDSLRYGDADLITNDEKLLGRIGILSDNIDRHIELTEQMSNVLASGLEVMQSIYNNQLQSLNNRFALVTAYLTVLGTAFLVPNTIATIAGSGIMEGTMAAQWWYLPLLIVSTIVATMTSFLWVLHVWKKKEED; encoded by the coding sequence ATGAAAATGCAGAACACACAACCGCAGACAACCGTAGCCGGGCCCGTCCCGTTGAGTTTCTGTATCATCCTCAGCCAGGATAACAGGATTGAACGCCTGATCGATCGCCCGCTTGAGGAGTACCTGACAGAAGTCCGCAAAGCTTCTATCGCCTGGATCGATTGCAGTATCCCTGACGACGACCGGGAGATTGAACGGATCGCCCAGGCGGCCGGGTTTTCCAAGATCCCCATCCCCAAACTGACCACCGGTTTTTATTCAGCGTACGAGGATTATGATACCGAGCTGGGCATCATGCTCCCCTCGGTAACGGTCAAGATCGAGAAGATGACCGTTCATCCCCTCTTCATCCTTATCCGGGATAACCTCGTCCTGACCGTCCATTCCGAAGAGATCAACCGTCTGCTCAGGTTCTCCCGGTACGCCCAGCAGTTCTTCAAGCGGATCTCTCCCGAGAACACGGGAGACAAGATCACCCTCATCCTTGAGCGGATCATCGACGAGAACAATGACCGGAACTTCGAGTACCTCCGGGAGATCGAGATGCACGGGGATGCGATCAGCAAATCCCTGATCGAGGAGAGCGTTGCCAAGAAGAAGATCGCCCACGAGATTTACCGCATGAAGCACGTGCTCATCGATTACCTGAACGTGCTCTGGGCAACAAAAGATGTGGTGGATTCGCTCCGGTATGGGGATGCCGATCTTATCACCAACGACGAGAAACTGCTCGGCAGGATCGGTATCCTCTCGGACAACATTGACCGGCATATCGAGCTCACGGAGCAGATGTCCAACGTGCTCGCCTCGGGTCTTGAAGTGATGCAGAGCATCTACAACAACCAGCTCCAGAGCCTCAACAACCGCTTTGCTCTCGTAACCGCGTACCTTACCGTGCTCGGCACGGCCTTCCTCGTTCCCAACACGATTGCCACGATCGCGGGGAGCGGGATCATGGAGGGAACAATGGCTGCACAGTGGTGGTACCTGCCGCTCCTCATCGTCTCAACCATTGTTGCAACCATGACCTCGTTCCTCTGGGTGCTCCATGTCTGGAAGAAGAAGGAAGAAGACTGA